TGTATGAACATTCAGAATTTTGATGAATCAATTGTTATATTATATCCCATTAACATTTCGTTCCCTATGTTGTTAACATACATGGAACTATTCATCATCAATACACTATTGTTCTTTTCTTCAGTTATGTTTAATATCATAGTTAACTTAATAAACTAAATTGCTTTTTTTGATGCATTTCTAATCatgagtttttattgtgtttcagTTGGAGTTCTTGCCATGGATAagtttatgtatattttttttccaaaaatattttacaagcttagACATGCTAGGGAGGACAACTTCTGCTCCTACGGCAACCAGTGGCTAAGTCTGTCACTTTCCGTACAGTACTTAGCAGCGATGGCCATGTTGCCTATAGCACCAGTGGCACATCAGAGGCTTAGCCGACGCTGGATAATTTTTAGCCCCACACTGCTATTATTCGTGGGAGTTGTCATCAGTGTTCTTTTACCGAACACTTTTGCATTATTTTGCGGCAGAATTCTGATGGGGTTTGGAGCCGGAGTACTCTATCAGGTTTGAGCACTTTTCCTGTTACATTTTTCttcaataagaaaaaaaaatactagcTTTGATCATGTGTACAAAGTGTTCAATAAAGTCACCCAATAAAGCCGCTTTAATGAAAAGATGCATATTAAGTCTCATGTGTAAGTTTCTTTCCACATGATTACAAATTTGATCAAATTATATAGTCATGTTAGAATTAATGTACATGCATGGTTTCTTGTTTGTCTCTTCTGTTATTCACTCACTAACTTCAGAATCTTCAATTTTTATTGCAGGTGATTCCTATGAACATTTTTGAGATTGAGTCAGTTCCACTCAAGAAAAACATGGGGCTTGTAAACCAATTTGGCATAATGGCTGGGAACCTGCTAGGATGTGTAGTAAATTACTACACATCACAATATCCTGATTGGGATTGGATGGGGTCATTTGGCAGCATTGCGATTTTCAACGTCCCATTGCTCGTTCTGTCTTTGTTTCTTGCAGATGGTTCTTTTATATTCAGAAAGGAAAGAAATCAACATACAAGGTATAAAGAAATCTTTCAATGTCTTAGTGGCCGAAAGTTAATTCAGGCCCTAGCTGCACAAGGGCTCCCACACGCAGTTGGGATGGATACACTGAGCTCGTACATGCCGGTCATGTTAGAGGGCATCGGTGTTTCCTCCCAAGAGTCATATCTAGCGGCAATGACCCTCGCTGGCGTTAGTATGTTATGTTCAATTGTAGCAAGTGTGCTGCGAAGAACATGTGAGGGACGAGGAAGACTTTTATTCTCCATCATGCGATCATTTATCATCCTTCTGCAGGTTAGCTTTCACAACATGAGTAATAGTATTTATACCTTTATCTCTCAGTTAAGGCATTTTAAaaatgtactttttttttttttatatattgagAGTGCATGTTATATAATTATTTCTATTTAATAATTTCATATTAATCTATTGCAGTTGTCCATCTTGGTTGCTgttttggttatattgaataagTTCCGCATCCCTAATCCAACGGGCGCAGGTGTCCTTGCAGCATTCATGCTTCTTCTTGCGGCTGGTTCAGCGATCATAACAGCACCTGAAGGATGCCTTGCTGTTGATTTCTCTCAAGAATCCAATACCATTGGCACAATAATATCTAATTTTACTAGTTTCTTTTTTTATGTTGTAGTTactcatgtatttttttttaatgttatgcTCTTGGAGAGCACTtgtatttattttcttcttctttttgacAACTATTGTAGGTGtcattttttggtattttcaaGATTGGCAAATGTAAAAAAAATTGCTACATAATTATTCAATTTTACGTTTTTTGGTTTATAGAAGTGAGTTTGATGGGAAAAAAGTTTAGTGCTTGCTTCAATTAAGGAGTTCATATATATTAAAGAAAGTTTTGTCAGTGTAAAGAAATTTATCATCCTTCTTATTCAAATTTTAAAGCTTAAAACTTATTTTCCATTTTaaagaatccacttgactgcttGAGCCATTGCTGAATTAATCGAAAGTCCTTTCAGTGACAAATTTCGAGTTCCAATGATAAATTTTGAAGAATCACTCCATAACTCTTTCTTGTCCACAAAAAAAATTGTGTAATTACTAGGGGTGATAAAAGCTAATCACAAATCCTTAGAATTTCATCTGCGTGCTAAATGAgaattattgttataattatgtTGTTTTgggttttccttttttttttttttgtcggaGATGGCTATTACAATTTTTTTGGGTGATGATGTGTGTGTGGAGGAGGCAACATTtctctaaattttattttttgaattttgagagtTTATAAGACCTACTGTGTTGTAA
The sequence above is a segment of the Malania oleifera isolate guangnan ecotype guangnan chromosome 8, ASM2987363v1, whole genome shotgun sequence genome. Coding sequences within it:
- the LOC131161548 gene encoding sugar transport protein 4-like translates to MAMLPIAPVAHQRLSRRWIIFSPTLLLFVGVVISVLLPNTFALFCGRILMGFGAGVLYQVIPMNIFEIESVPLKKNMGLVNQFGIMAGNLLGCVVNYYTSQYPDWDWMGSFGSIAIFNVPLLVLSLFLADGSFIFRKERNQHTRYKEIFQCLSGRKLIQALAAQGLPHAVGMDTLSSYMPVMLEGIGVSSQESYLAAMTLAGVSMLCSIVASVLRRTCEGRGRLLFSIMRSFIILLQLSILVAVLVILNKFRIPNPTGAGVLAAFMLLLAAGSAIITAPEGCLAVDFSQESNTIGTIISNFTSFFFYVVVTHVFFFNVMLLESTCIYFLLLFDNYCRCHFLVFSRLANVKKIAT